A part of Bacillus rossius redtenbacheri isolate Brsri chromosome 1, Brsri_v3, whole genome shotgun sequence genomic DNA contains:
- the LOC134527175 gene encoding uncharacterized protein LOC134527175, with translation MLVHQNADTDSDFAPKPPDSPQKGCDPRPKRGRKRKHETSREENKAKLNRNEEHYNNKGVKVVKSFKDYRCNYSQMCHERLSVEVRKEQYIKYWELGSYDAQTNFIAAHVSENTKKRSQGKNEAKRCFSRRYRFGSENVCRDIFVITLGISTKRVNTALKKLRTSSITDKRGHTQGGKNKISDGKKQEVVRQISKIPKYKSHYRREQTGAKFLPPGMTLQDMYGAYKTEVSEPVSYSTYRRIFLNDFNLRFKALKKDTCNSCDTYAAKLQTPYSEEETLKIKQDHDKHIDIAEEAQKLMRTNMKDAKDQPAMECLTFDMEKTLPLPRIPTNVMFYKRQLWLYNCGIHSGKYSKGLCYVWVEGQAGRGAQEVGSCLLHHIENKIEKDTKTLILWSDSCGGQNRNIKLTLILKAALESHPSLTKIHLRFLVSGHSFLPNDADFSDIETALKHQQRLYLPEDYKEVMKTCRKRNPLEVVEMKKLIGTSQLEQMVSNRKIDVNKEKVSWLQTREIMLEKNKPFSIFLRKDFVSEYSEIDIKKRQSGRPLTGFRDKLIPLWENGKPIAIPKLRDIESVMDLIPGDAKEFYKALFGAAQVEDDVDGFSGAPDFDVE, from the coding sequence ATGTTAGTTCACCAAAATGCTGATACCGATTCAGACTTCGCACCTAAACCACCCGACTCTCCGCAGAAAGGATGTGATCCGCGGCCAAAGCGAGGGCGAAAGAGGAAGCATGAAACTTCAAGAGAAGAAAACAAAGCAAAACTAAATAGAAATGAAGAACATTACAACAACAAAGGTGTAAAAGTtgtaaaatctttcaaagattaccGATGCAATTACTCACAAATGTGTCACGAGAGACTTTCAGTAGAAGTGCGAAAAGAACAGTATATAAAATACTGGGAGCTTGGTTCTTATGATGCACAAACCAATTTCATTGCTGCTCATGTGTCTGAAAATACAAAGAAAAGAAGCCAAGGAAAAAATGAAGCAAAGAGATGTTTTTCAAGACGTTACAGATTTGGCAGTGAAAATGTATGTAGGGATATATTTGTCATTACTCTTGGAATTTCAACTAAAAGAGTTAATACCGCACTAAAAAAGTTAAGGACTTCTTCCATTACTGACAAAAGAGGCCACACACAAGGTGGGAAGAACAAGATATCGGATGGCAAGAAACAAGAAGTAGTGAGACAGATttccaaaataccaaaatataaatCTCATTACAGACGGGAACAAACTGGTGCTAAATTTCTTCCCCCAGGCATGACCTTACAAGATATGTATGGAGCCTACAAAACTGAAGTTTCTGAGCCTGTTAGTTATTCCACTTATAGGCGCATCTTTCTAAATGACTTCAATCTGAGATTTAAAGCATTGAAAAAAGACACATGCAATTCGTGTGATACCTACGCAGCAAAATTGCAGACTCCGTATTCTGAAGAAGAGACATTGAAAATAAAGCAGGATCACGACAAACACATTGATATTGCAGAAGAGGCTCAAAAACTTATGAGGACTAACATGAAGGATGCAAAAGACCAACCTGCAATGGAATGTTTGACATTCGACatggaaaaaacgttaccactacCCAGGATTCCTACCAATGTCATGTTTTACAAGAGACAGTTGTGGTTGTATAACTGTGGCATTCATTCTGGAAAATACAGCAAAGGTTTGTGCTACGTTTGGGTTGAAGGTCAGGCAGGTCGTGGTGCACAAGAAGTTGGATCATGTTTactccaccatattgaaaataagaTTGAGAAAGACACAAAGACACTTATTTTATGGTCTGATAGCTGTGGTGGCCAAAACCGAAACATAAAATTGACGCTCATTTTGAAAGCTGCTTTGGAATCTCATCCCTCGTTGACAAAAATTCACTTACGGTTTCTTGTATCAGGACACAGTTTCTTACCAAACGATGCTGACTTTTCTGATATTGAAACTGCTCTCAAACATCAGCAGCGTCTTTACCTTCCCGAGGACTACAAAGAAGTAATGAAGACATGCAGAAAAAGAAATCCTCTTGAAGTGgttgaaatgaaaaaattaatcgGAACATCCCAGCTGGAACAGATGGTTAGCAATAGGAAGATAGATGTGAACAAAGAAAAGGTTTCTTGGTTACAAACCAGAGAAATAATGCTAGAGAAGAACAAGCCTttttctatttttctgagaaaagaCTTTGTAAGTGAATATTCAGAAATTGATATCAAAAAACGTCAAAGTGGCCGACCTTTAACCGGTTTCCGTGATAAACTAATACCTCTGTGGGAAAATGGTAAACCAATAGCCATCCCAAAGCTTCGTGACATAGAATCGGTAATGGATTTAATACCTGGTGATGCCAAAGAGTTCTACAAAGCCTTGTTTGGAGCTGCACAAGTAGAAGATGATGTTGATGGCTTCTCAGGAGCACCAGATTTTGATGTGGAATAG